The following proteins are encoded in a genomic region of Hippoglossus hippoglossus isolate fHipHip1 chromosome 3, fHipHip1.pri, whole genome shotgun sequence:
- the secisbp2l gene encoding selenocysteine insertion sequence-binding protein 2-like isoform X1, with protein MDASDNKDVKLSAEVEPFIPQKKGFEGTLVSMSLSGEAGGGGGSGGIGGGGGGGGGGGGGGVETTPIPSYLITCYPFVQENQANRQHPMYNGGELRWQQPNPTPGGPYLAYPILSSPQPPVSNEYAYYQIMPAPCPPVMGFYQPFPGTYTGPVQTGVINPVSADVGERPLPLGPAYGMASQRGRGMVRSNILPKQQLGVCQASRGRRPPMRNVAVQKEVCTMGPDGRTKTVMLVDAAQQTGKNTVATNFPGEMSGRCAAERASPLLWKNRTKRRRASHPAENYNEQGTCEADIDSDSGYCSPKHNQGAGVTQRPAEHAAAPTGVEAGVMTSDAWVNVASQATPKSWGDRNGQFHRAEQRKNPEHRNFSQDFHSGYPGRLPPNQSEQRLQPAAATGTELTPEPLYFEDEDEFPDLASGGAVQRSTKPEAAPAQIHTQPKLPKSLLDNLPENSPINIVQTPIPITTSVPKRAKSQRKKALAAALATAQEYSEISMEQKKLQEAFTKAAGKKSKTSVELDLGDMLAALEKHQQAVKAKQITNTKPLSFTVGTTTPFHSSGLTHVPSMLKIHQQPYSAPHNALDSTAPRIKRGKEREIPKVKRPTALKKIILKEREGKKGKTSVEQESSGQEEHGDECLRFTDDLTQEPASQEENGLSVPSDASLSPASQNSPYSITPVSQGSPASSGIGSPMASNAITKIHSRRFREYCNQVLSKEIDESVTMLLQELVRFQERVYQNDPTKAKSKRRLVMGLREVTKHMKLHKIKCVIISPNCEKIQAKGGLDEALYNVIAMAREQEIPFVFALGRKALGRCVNKLVPVSVVGIFNYSGAEVTHWQPIKGLFNRLVALTEEARKAYKDMVSALEQEQAEEALKNDKKVPHHMGHSRNHSAASAISFCSIFSEPISEVNEKEYETNWRSMVETSDAPEPVEAEQSRPAPPTVCQKESEPLAAPTIAAPSASTALQSRAGPMTQGTGERDEVRVDDRLELASQQSTETGSLDGSCRGPLNSSITSTTSTLVPGMLEEAEEEEEEEEDYTPEPISVEVPTLSSRIESWVSKTLENLQLGKSQESTEDEEEEDEEEEEEEERGQSEDEEDLDSADIAETTSEDQEQVEAKKVTG; from the exons ATGGACGCTAGTGACAATAAG GATGTGAAGCTTTCAGCCGAAGTGGAACCGTTCATCCCACAGAAGAAAGGTTTTGAAGGAACCCTGGTCAGCATGAGTCTTTCTGGAGAGGccggtggtggaggagggagcggaggtatcggtggaggaggaggaggagggggaggaggaggtggtggaggggtgGAAACCACTCCCATACCAAGCTACCTCATCACCTGCTACCCTTTTGTCCAGGAGAACCAAGCCAACAG GCAACATCCGATGTATAATGGAGGGGAGCTGCGCTGGCAGCAGCCTAACCCTACCCCTGGTGGACCGTACCTGGCCTACCCCATCTTGTCTTCCCCCCAGCCTCCTGTGTCCAACGAGTATGCTTACTACCAGATTATGCCTGCTCCCTGCCCACCTGTCATGGGCTTCTATCAGCCCTTCCCTGGCACCTACACGGGTCCTGTGCAAACTGGAGTAATCAACCCAGTCTCAGCAGATGTCGGGGAAAGGCCACTGCCTCTGGGACCAGCATATGGGATGGCCAGCCAGAGGGGGAGAGGCATGGTCAGATCTAACATTCTCCCAAAG CAACAGTTGGGTGTGTGCCAGGCTTCAAGAGGTCGTCGGCCTCCAATGAGGAATGTAGCTGTGCAGAAGGAGGTGTGCACCATGGGGCCCGATGGTAGAACCAAGACCGTGATGCTGGTTGATGCAGCACAGCAGACCGGTAAAAATACTGTGGCAACAA ATTTCCCAGGTGAGATGTCAGGGCGATGTGCTGCGGAGCGAGCCAGTCCTCTGCTGTGGAAGAACCGAACAAAGAGAAGACGGGCGTCCCATCCAGCTGAAAACTACAACGAGCAGGGCACCTGTGAGGCAGATATAGACAGTGACAGCGGATACTGTAGCCCCAAACACAACCAGGGCGCTGGGGTAACACAACGACCAGCAGAGCATGCAGCAGCACCTACG GGAGTAGAGGCTGGTGTCATGACAT CAGATGCCTGGGTGAATGTAGCCTCTCAGGCGACGCCAAAGTCCTGGGGGGACAGGAACGGCCAGTTTCACAGAGCGGAGCAGAGGAAGAATCCTGAACATAGAAACTTCTCACAG GATTTCCACAGTGGTTATCCAGGGCGTTTGCCACCCAACCAGTCAGAACAAAGACTGCAGCCAGCAGCGGCCACTGGCACTGAGCTCACTCCAGAGCCCCTCTACTTTGAG GATGAAGATGAGTTTCCAGATCTTGCTTCTGGAGGAGCCGTCCAACGTAGCACCAAACCAGAAGCTGCTCCAGCCCAGATACACACGCAACCCAAACTGCCCAAAAGCCTG CTGGATAACCTACCAGAAAACTCCCCTATCAACATTGTGCAAACACCCATCCCCATCACCACATCTGTTCCCAAGAGGGCCAAGAGCCAGAGGAAGAAGGCTCTGGCTGCTGCCTTGGCCACTGCACAGGAGTACTCTGAAATCAGCATGGAACAGAAGAAATTACAG GAGGCATTCACCAAAGCAGCCGGGAAGAAGAGTAAAACCTCCGTTGAGCTGGACCTGGGAGACATGCTGGCAGCTTTGGAGAAACATCAGCAGGCTGTGAAGGCCAAACAAATCACCAACACCAAACCACTGTCTTTTACAG TTGGAACAACCACTCCATTCCACAGCTCAGGCTTGACCCACGTGCCATCCATGTTGAAGATTCATCAGCAGCCGTACTCGGCCCCACATAATGCCCTGGATTCCACTGCACCCCGCAtcaagagagggaaggagagggagattCCCAAAGTCAAACGGCCAACAGCCCTGAAGAAG ATCATCTTGAAGGAACGTGAAGGGAAGAAAGGGAAGACGAGTGTGGAACAAGAGTCCTCAGGCCAGGAGGAACATGGAGATGAGTGTCTACGTTTTACTGATGATCTTACACAAGAGCCTGCCTCTCAAGAAG AGAATGGTCTGAGTGTGCCCAGTGATGCGTCCCTTTCCCCAGCCAGCCAGAACTCTCCGTACAGCATCACTCCAGTGTCCCAGGGTTCTCCTGCCAGCTCTGGCATCGGGAGTCCCATGGCTTCCAACGCGATCACCAAGATCCACAGCCGACGTTTCAGAGA GTACTGTAACCAGGTTCTGAGTAAGGAGATCGACGAGAGCGTGACTATGCTGTTACAGGAACTGGTTCGCTTCCAGGAGCGGGTCTACCAGAACGATCCCACCAAGGCCAAGTCCAAACGCCGCCTGGTCATGGGTCTCAGAGAGGTCACCAAGCACATGAAGCTGCACAAGATTAAGTGTGTCATCATCTCTCCAAACTGTGAAAAGATCCAGGCCAAAG gTGGTTTGGACGAAGCGTTGTACAATGTGATTGCCATGGCTCGGGAGCAGGAGATCCCATTTGTTTTTGCCCTGGGCAGAAAAGCTCTTGGTCGCTGCGTCAACAAACTAGTGCCTGTTAGCGTGGTCGGCATTTTCAACTATTCTGGAGCCGAGGTAACGCACTGGCAGCCAATAAAA GGTCTCTTCAACCGTTTAGTCGCTCTGACAGAAGAAGCCAGGAAGGCCTATAAGGACATGGTGTCAGCTCTGGAGCAGGAGCAGGCCGAGGAGGCGCTGAAAAACGACAAGAAAGTCCCACACCACATGGGGCATTCCCGTAACcactctgctgcttctgcaaTCTCCTTCTGCTCCATCTTCTCTGAGCCCATCTCAGAAGTCAATGAAAAGGAGTATG AGACCAACTGGAGGAGTATGGTGGAGACTTCAGATGCTCCAGAGCCTGTTGAGGCTGAGCAGAGTCGCCCTGCACCTCCCACAGTCTGCCAGAAGGAGAGTGAGCCGCTGGCAGCCCCCACCATCGCAGCTCCGTCTGCCTCCACCGCTCTCCAGTCCCGGGCAGGGCCTATGACGCAGGGTACCGGTGAGAGAGATGAGGTGCGGGTGGACGATCGGCTGGAGCTGGCCTCACAGCAGAGCACAGAAACGGGCTCGTTGGATGGAAGCTGCAGGGGTCCACTGaactcctccatcacctccaccacTTCCACCCTCGTCCCCGGGATGttggaagaggcagaggaggaggaagaggaggaagaggactaCACCCCTGAACCTATTTCTGTGGAGGTGCCCACCCTCAGCAGCCGCATCGAATCCTGGGTGTCAAAGACCCTGGAAAACCTGCAGCTGGGAAAGAGCCAGGAAAGTacggaggacgaggaggaagaagatgaggaggaggaagaggaggaggagagagggcagagtgaggatgaggaggaccTCGACTCAGCAGACATCGCAGAGACGACGTCGGAGGACCAAGAGCAAGTGGAGGCTAAGAAGGTCACTGGCTGA
- the secisbp2l gene encoding selenocysteine insertion sequence-binding protein 2-like isoform X2, whose protein sequence is MDASDNKDVKLSAEVEPFIPQKKGFEGTLVSMSLSGEAGGGGGSGGIGGGGGGGGGGGGGGVETTPIPSYLITCYPFVQENQANRQHPMYNGGELRWQQPNPTPGGPYLAYPILSSPQPPVSNEYAYYQIMPAPCPPVMGFYQPFPGTYTGPVQTGVINPVSADVGERPLPLGPAYGMASQRGRGMVRSNILPKQQLGVCQASRGRRPPMRNVAVQKEVCTMGPDGRTKTVMLVDAAQQTGKNTVATNFPGEMSGRCAAERASPLLWKNRTKRRRASHPAENYNEQGTCEADIDSDSGYCSPKHNQGAGVTQRPAEHAAAPTGVEAGVMTYAWVNVASQATPKSWGDRNGQFHRAEQRKNPEHRNFSQDFHSGYPGRLPPNQSEQRLQPAAATGTELTPEPLYFEDEDEFPDLASGGAVQRSTKPEAAPAQIHTQPKLPKSLLDNLPENSPINIVQTPIPITTSVPKRAKSQRKKALAAALATAQEYSEISMEQKKLQEAFTKAAGKKSKTSVELDLGDMLAALEKHQQAVKAKQITNTKPLSFTVGTTTPFHSSGLTHVPSMLKIHQQPYSAPHNALDSTAPRIKRGKEREIPKVKRPTALKKIILKEREGKKGKTSVEQESSGQEEHGDECLRFTDDLTQEPASQEENGLSVPSDASLSPASQNSPYSITPVSQGSPASSGIGSPMASNAITKIHSRRFREYCNQVLSKEIDESVTMLLQELVRFQERVYQNDPTKAKSKRRLVMGLREVTKHMKLHKIKCVIISPNCEKIQAKGGLDEALYNVIAMAREQEIPFVFALGRKALGRCVNKLVPVSVVGIFNYSGAEVTHWQPIKGLFNRLVALTEEARKAYKDMVSALEQEQAEEALKNDKKVPHHMGHSRNHSAASAISFCSIFSEPISEVNEKEYETNWRSMVETSDAPEPVEAEQSRPAPPTVCQKESEPLAAPTIAAPSASTALQSRAGPMTQGTGERDEVRVDDRLELASQQSTETGSLDGSCRGPLNSSITSTTSTLVPGMLEEAEEEEEEEEDYTPEPISVEVPTLSSRIESWVSKTLENLQLGKSQESTEDEEEEDEEEEEEEERGQSEDEEDLDSADIAETTSEDQEQVEAKKVTG, encoded by the exons ATGGACGCTAGTGACAATAAG GATGTGAAGCTTTCAGCCGAAGTGGAACCGTTCATCCCACAGAAGAAAGGTTTTGAAGGAACCCTGGTCAGCATGAGTCTTTCTGGAGAGGccggtggtggaggagggagcggaggtatcggtggaggaggaggaggagggggaggaggaggtggtggaggggtgGAAACCACTCCCATACCAAGCTACCTCATCACCTGCTACCCTTTTGTCCAGGAGAACCAAGCCAACAG GCAACATCCGATGTATAATGGAGGGGAGCTGCGCTGGCAGCAGCCTAACCCTACCCCTGGTGGACCGTACCTGGCCTACCCCATCTTGTCTTCCCCCCAGCCTCCTGTGTCCAACGAGTATGCTTACTACCAGATTATGCCTGCTCCCTGCCCACCTGTCATGGGCTTCTATCAGCCCTTCCCTGGCACCTACACGGGTCCTGTGCAAACTGGAGTAATCAACCCAGTCTCAGCAGATGTCGGGGAAAGGCCACTGCCTCTGGGACCAGCATATGGGATGGCCAGCCAGAGGGGGAGAGGCATGGTCAGATCTAACATTCTCCCAAAG CAACAGTTGGGTGTGTGCCAGGCTTCAAGAGGTCGTCGGCCTCCAATGAGGAATGTAGCTGTGCAGAAGGAGGTGTGCACCATGGGGCCCGATGGTAGAACCAAGACCGTGATGCTGGTTGATGCAGCACAGCAGACCGGTAAAAATACTGTGGCAACAA ATTTCCCAGGTGAGATGTCAGGGCGATGTGCTGCGGAGCGAGCCAGTCCTCTGCTGTGGAAGAACCGAACAAAGAGAAGACGGGCGTCCCATCCAGCTGAAAACTACAACGAGCAGGGCACCTGTGAGGCAGATATAGACAGTGACAGCGGATACTGTAGCCCCAAACACAACCAGGGCGCTGGGGTAACACAACGACCAGCAGAGCATGCAGCAGCACCTACG GGAGTAGAGGCTGGTGTCATGACAT ATGCCTGGGTGAATGTAGCCTCTCAGGCGACGCCAAAGTCCTGGGGGGACAGGAACGGCCAGTTTCACAGAGCGGAGCAGAGGAAGAATCCTGAACATAGAAACTTCTCACAG GATTTCCACAGTGGTTATCCAGGGCGTTTGCCACCCAACCAGTCAGAACAAAGACTGCAGCCAGCAGCGGCCACTGGCACTGAGCTCACTCCAGAGCCCCTCTACTTTGAG GATGAAGATGAGTTTCCAGATCTTGCTTCTGGAGGAGCCGTCCAACGTAGCACCAAACCAGAAGCTGCTCCAGCCCAGATACACACGCAACCCAAACTGCCCAAAAGCCTG CTGGATAACCTACCAGAAAACTCCCCTATCAACATTGTGCAAACACCCATCCCCATCACCACATCTGTTCCCAAGAGGGCCAAGAGCCAGAGGAAGAAGGCTCTGGCTGCTGCCTTGGCCACTGCACAGGAGTACTCTGAAATCAGCATGGAACAGAAGAAATTACAG GAGGCATTCACCAAAGCAGCCGGGAAGAAGAGTAAAACCTCCGTTGAGCTGGACCTGGGAGACATGCTGGCAGCTTTGGAGAAACATCAGCAGGCTGTGAAGGCCAAACAAATCACCAACACCAAACCACTGTCTTTTACAG TTGGAACAACCACTCCATTCCACAGCTCAGGCTTGACCCACGTGCCATCCATGTTGAAGATTCATCAGCAGCCGTACTCGGCCCCACATAATGCCCTGGATTCCACTGCACCCCGCAtcaagagagggaaggagagggagattCCCAAAGTCAAACGGCCAACAGCCCTGAAGAAG ATCATCTTGAAGGAACGTGAAGGGAAGAAAGGGAAGACGAGTGTGGAACAAGAGTCCTCAGGCCAGGAGGAACATGGAGATGAGTGTCTACGTTTTACTGATGATCTTACACAAGAGCCTGCCTCTCAAGAAG AGAATGGTCTGAGTGTGCCCAGTGATGCGTCCCTTTCCCCAGCCAGCCAGAACTCTCCGTACAGCATCACTCCAGTGTCCCAGGGTTCTCCTGCCAGCTCTGGCATCGGGAGTCCCATGGCTTCCAACGCGATCACCAAGATCCACAGCCGACGTTTCAGAGA GTACTGTAACCAGGTTCTGAGTAAGGAGATCGACGAGAGCGTGACTATGCTGTTACAGGAACTGGTTCGCTTCCAGGAGCGGGTCTACCAGAACGATCCCACCAAGGCCAAGTCCAAACGCCGCCTGGTCATGGGTCTCAGAGAGGTCACCAAGCACATGAAGCTGCACAAGATTAAGTGTGTCATCATCTCTCCAAACTGTGAAAAGATCCAGGCCAAAG gTGGTTTGGACGAAGCGTTGTACAATGTGATTGCCATGGCTCGGGAGCAGGAGATCCCATTTGTTTTTGCCCTGGGCAGAAAAGCTCTTGGTCGCTGCGTCAACAAACTAGTGCCTGTTAGCGTGGTCGGCATTTTCAACTATTCTGGAGCCGAGGTAACGCACTGGCAGCCAATAAAA GGTCTCTTCAACCGTTTAGTCGCTCTGACAGAAGAAGCCAGGAAGGCCTATAAGGACATGGTGTCAGCTCTGGAGCAGGAGCAGGCCGAGGAGGCGCTGAAAAACGACAAGAAAGTCCCACACCACATGGGGCATTCCCGTAACcactctgctgcttctgcaaTCTCCTTCTGCTCCATCTTCTCTGAGCCCATCTCAGAAGTCAATGAAAAGGAGTATG AGACCAACTGGAGGAGTATGGTGGAGACTTCAGATGCTCCAGAGCCTGTTGAGGCTGAGCAGAGTCGCCCTGCACCTCCCACAGTCTGCCAGAAGGAGAGTGAGCCGCTGGCAGCCCCCACCATCGCAGCTCCGTCTGCCTCCACCGCTCTCCAGTCCCGGGCAGGGCCTATGACGCAGGGTACCGGTGAGAGAGATGAGGTGCGGGTGGACGATCGGCTGGAGCTGGCCTCACAGCAGAGCACAGAAACGGGCTCGTTGGATGGAAGCTGCAGGGGTCCACTGaactcctccatcacctccaccacTTCCACCCTCGTCCCCGGGATGttggaagaggcagaggaggaggaagaggaggaagaggactaCACCCCTGAACCTATTTCTGTGGAGGTGCCCACCCTCAGCAGCCGCATCGAATCCTGGGTGTCAAAGACCCTGGAAAACCTGCAGCTGGGAAAGAGCCAGGAAAGTacggaggacgaggaggaagaagatgaggaggaggaagaggaggaggagagagggcagagtgaggatgaggaggaccTCGACTCAGCAGACATCGCAGAGACGACGTCGGAGGACCAAGAGCAAGTGGAGGCTAAGAAGGTCACTGGCTGA
- the secisbp2l gene encoding selenocysteine insertion sequence-binding protein 2-like isoform X4 yields the protein MDASDNKDVKLSAEVEPFIPQKKGFEGTLVSMSLSGEAGGGGGSGGIGGGGGGGGGGGGGGVETTPIPSYLITCYPFVQENQANRQHPMYNGGELRWQQPNPTPGGPYLAYPILSSPQPPVSNEYAYYQIMPAPCPPVMGFYQPFPGTYTGPVQTGVINPVSADVGERPLPLGPAYGMASQRGRGMVRSNILPKQQLGVCQASRGRRPPMRNVAVQKEVCTMGPDGRTKTVMLVDAAQQTGKNTVATNFPGEMSGRCAAERASPLLWKNRTKRRRASHPAENYNEQGTCEADIDSDSGYCSPKHNQGAGVTQRPAEHAAAPTGVEAGVMTSDAWVNVASQATPKSWGDRNGQFHRAEQRKNPEHRNFSQDFHSGYPGRLPPNQSEQRLQPAAATGTELTPEPLYFEDEDEFPDLASGGAVQRSTKPEAAPAQIHTQPKLPKSLLDNLPENSPINIVQTPIPITTSVPKRAKSQRKKALAAALATAQEYSEISMEQKKLQEAFTKAAGKKSKTSVELDLGDMLAALEKHQQAVKAKQITNTKPLSFTVGTTTPFHSSGLTHVPSMLKIHQQPYSAPHNALDSTAPRIKRGKEREIPKVKRPTALKKIILKEREGKKGKTSVEQESSGQEEHGDECLRFTDDLTQEPASQEENGLSVPSDASLSPASQNSPYSITPVSQGSPASSGIGSPMASNAITKIHSRRFREYCNQVLSKEIDESVTMLLQELVRFQERVYQNDPTKAKSKRRLVMGLREVTKHMKLHKIKCVIISPNCEKIQAKGGLDEALYNVIAMAREQEIPFVFALGRKALGRCVNKLVPVSVVGIFNYSGAEGLFNRLVALTEEARKAYKDMVSALEQEQAEEALKNDKKVPHHMGHSRNHSAASAISFCSIFSEPISEVNEKEYETNWRSMVETSDAPEPVEAEQSRPAPPTVCQKESEPLAAPTIAAPSASTALQSRAGPMTQGTGERDEVRVDDRLELASQQSTETGSLDGSCRGPLNSSITSTTSTLVPGMLEEAEEEEEEEEDYTPEPISVEVPTLSSRIESWVSKTLENLQLGKSQESTEDEEEEDEEEEEEEERGQSEDEEDLDSADIAETTSEDQEQVEAKKVTG from the exons ATGGACGCTAGTGACAATAAG GATGTGAAGCTTTCAGCCGAAGTGGAACCGTTCATCCCACAGAAGAAAGGTTTTGAAGGAACCCTGGTCAGCATGAGTCTTTCTGGAGAGGccggtggtggaggagggagcggaggtatcggtggaggaggaggaggagggggaggaggaggtggtggaggggtgGAAACCACTCCCATACCAAGCTACCTCATCACCTGCTACCCTTTTGTCCAGGAGAACCAAGCCAACAG GCAACATCCGATGTATAATGGAGGGGAGCTGCGCTGGCAGCAGCCTAACCCTACCCCTGGTGGACCGTACCTGGCCTACCCCATCTTGTCTTCCCCCCAGCCTCCTGTGTCCAACGAGTATGCTTACTACCAGATTATGCCTGCTCCCTGCCCACCTGTCATGGGCTTCTATCAGCCCTTCCCTGGCACCTACACGGGTCCTGTGCAAACTGGAGTAATCAACCCAGTCTCAGCAGATGTCGGGGAAAGGCCACTGCCTCTGGGACCAGCATATGGGATGGCCAGCCAGAGGGGGAGAGGCATGGTCAGATCTAACATTCTCCCAAAG CAACAGTTGGGTGTGTGCCAGGCTTCAAGAGGTCGTCGGCCTCCAATGAGGAATGTAGCTGTGCAGAAGGAGGTGTGCACCATGGGGCCCGATGGTAGAACCAAGACCGTGATGCTGGTTGATGCAGCACAGCAGACCGGTAAAAATACTGTGGCAACAA ATTTCCCAGGTGAGATGTCAGGGCGATGTGCTGCGGAGCGAGCCAGTCCTCTGCTGTGGAAGAACCGAACAAAGAGAAGACGGGCGTCCCATCCAGCTGAAAACTACAACGAGCAGGGCACCTGTGAGGCAGATATAGACAGTGACAGCGGATACTGTAGCCCCAAACACAACCAGGGCGCTGGGGTAACACAACGACCAGCAGAGCATGCAGCAGCACCTACG GGAGTAGAGGCTGGTGTCATGACAT CAGATGCCTGGGTGAATGTAGCCTCTCAGGCGACGCCAAAGTCCTGGGGGGACAGGAACGGCCAGTTTCACAGAGCGGAGCAGAGGAAGAATCCTGAACATAGAAACTTCTCACAG GATTTCCACAGTGGTTATCCAGGGCGTTTGCCACCCAACCAGTCAGAACAAAGACTGCAGCCAGCAGCGGCCACTGGCACTGAGCTCACTCCAGAGCCCCTCTACTTTGAG GATGAAGATGAGTTTCCAGATCTTGCTTCTGGAGGAGCCGTCCAACGTAGCACCAAACCAGAAGCTGCTCCAGCCCAGATACACACGCAACCCAAACTGCCCAAAAGCCTG CTGGATAACCTACCAGAAAACTCCCCTATCAACATTGTGCAAACACCCATCCCCATCACCACATCTGTTCCCAAGAGGGCCAAGAGCCAGAGGAAGAAGGCTCTGGCTGCTGCCTTGGCCACTGCACAGGAGTACTCTGAAATCAGCATGGAACAGAAGAAATTACAG GAGGCATTCACCAAAGCAGCCGGGAAGAAGAGTAAAACCTCCGTTGAGCTGGACCTGGGAGACATGCTGGCAGCTTTGGAGAAACATCAGCAGGCTGTGAAGGCCAAACAAATCACCAACACCAAACCACTGTCTTTTACAG TTGGAACAACCACTCCATTCCACAGCTCAGGCTTGACCCACGTGCCATCCATGTTGAAGATTCATCAGCAGCCGTACTCGGCCCCACATAATGCCCTGGATTCCACTGCACCCCGCAtcaagagagggaaggagagggagattCCCAAAGTCAAACGGCCAACAGCCCTGAAGAAG ATCATCTTGAAGGAACGTGAAGGGAAGAAAGGGAAGACGAGTGTGGAACAAGAGTCCTCAGGCCAGGAGGAACATGGAGATGAGTGTCTACGTTTTACTGATGATCTTACACAAGAGCCTGCCTCTCAAGAAG AGAATGGTCTGAGTGTGCCCAGTGATGCGTCCCTTTCCCCAGCCAGCCAGAACTCTCCGTACAGCATCACTCCAGTGTCCCAGGGTTCTCCTGCCAGCTCTGGCATCGGGAGTCCCATGGCTTCCAACGCGATCACCAAGATCCACAGCCGACGTTTCAGAGA GTACTGTAACCAGGTTCTGAGTAAGGAGATCGACGAGAGCGTGACTATGCTGTTACAGGAACTGGTTCGCTTCCAGGAGCGGGTCTACCAGAACGATCCCACCAAGGCCAAGTCCAAACGCCGCCTGGTCATGGGTCTCAGAGAGGTCACCAAGCACATGAAGCTGCACAAGATTAAGTGTGTCATCATCTCTCCAAACTGTGAAAAGATCCAGGCCAAAG gTGGTTTGGACGAAGCGTTGTACAATGTGATTGCCATGGCTCGGGAGCAGGAGATCCCATTTGTTTTTGCCCTGGGCAGAAAAGCTCTTGGTCGCTGCGTCAACAAACTAGTGCCTGTTAGCGTGGTCGGCATTTTCAACTATTCTGGAGCCGAG GGTCTCTTCAACCGTTTAGTCGCTCTGACAGAAGAAGCCAGGAAGGCCTATAAGGACATGGTGTCAGCTCTGGAGCAGGAGCAGGCCGAGGAGGCGCTGAAAAACGACAAGAAAGTCCCACACCACATGGGGCATTCCCGTAACcactctgctgcttctgcaaTCTCCTTCTGCTCCATCTTCTCTGAGCCCATCTCAGAAGTCAATGAAAAGGAGTATG AGACCAACTGGAGGAGTATGGTGGAGACTTCAGATGCTCCAGAGCCTGTTGAGGCTGAGCAGAGTCGCCCTGCACCTCCCACAGTCTGCCAGAAGGAGAGTGAGCCGCTGGCAGCCCCCACCATCGCAGCTCCGTCTGCCTCCACCGCTCTCCAGTCCCGGGCAGGGCCTATGACGCAGGGTACCGGTGAGAGAGATGAGGTGCGGGTGGACGATCGGCTGGAGCTGGCCTCACAGCAGAGCACAGAAACGGGCTCGTTGGATGGAAGCTGCAGGGGTCCACTGaactcctccatcacctccaccacTTCCACCCTCGTCCCCGGGATGttggaagaggcagaggaggaggaagaggaggaagaggactaCACCCCTGAACCTATTTCTGTGGAGGTGCCCACCCTCAGCAGCCGCATCGAATCCTGGGTGTCAAAGACCCTGGAAAACCTGCAGCTGGGAAAGAGCCAGGAAAGTacggaggacgaggaggaagaagatgaggaggaggaagaggaggaggagagagggcagagtgaggatgaggaggaccTCGACTCAGCAGACATCGCAGAGACGACGTCGGAGGACCAAGAGCAAGTGGAGGCTAAGAAGGTCACTGGCTGA